In one Thioclava sp. ES.031 genomic region, the following are encoded:
- a CDS encoding sulfurase: MAALKPTQYQGEVVWLGLVTTEGQLTSTPVEEIDFTFDGPVGELHGGRTRPSCSRVTDQHPKGIEIANVRQLTILSAEELAETAFAMGVPEIDPSWVGATIVLRGLPDLTHIPPSARLQNETGLTLVVDMENRACVLPGRVIEEHYPEKGKRYKPAAQGRRGVTAWVERPGRLVVGETLRLHIPDQRAWELMDEVR; this comes from the coding sequence ATGGCCGCGCTGAAACCCACGCAATATCAAGGGGAGGTCGTCTGGCTCGGGCTGGTGACCACCGAGGGACAACTTACCTCGACCCCGGTCGAAGAGATCGACTTCACCTTCGACGGTCCCGTGGGAGAGCTGCATGGCGGGCGCACGCGCCCTTCCTGCTCGCGGGTGACCGATCAGCATCCCAAGGGCATCGAGATCGCCAATGTCCGCCAGCTGACGATCCTGTCGGCGGAGGAGTTGGCCGAGACCGCTTTCGCGATGGGCGTGCCGGAAATCGACCCTTCCTGGGTCGGCGCGACGATCGTGCTGCGCGGCCTGCCGGATCTCACCCATATCCCGCCCTCGGCGCGGCTGCAGAACGAGACCGGGCTGACCCTCGTCGTGGATATGGAGAACCGCGCCTGTGTCCTGCCGGGCCGGGTGATCGAAGAGCACTATCCCGAGAAGGGTAAACGTTACAAACCGGCCGCCCAAGGTCGGCGCGGCGTGACCGCTTGGGTGGAGCGTCCCGGCCGTCTGGTCGTGGGCGAAACCCTGCGGCTGCATATCCCCGATCAGCGCGCCTGGGAGTTGATGGACGAGGTCCGCTGA
- the ftsH gene encoding ATP-dependent zinc metalloprotease FtsH, protein MGNARNLAFWAVLFLLILALFNLFGDGQSSMNSSQATYSEFMDAVDKGEVKNARLDGEEVRYQLADGTSFTTIKPMEDQIAEKLIDKGIAVTVVKQQQSGFMSLLGVWLPFLVLIGIWIFFMNRMQGGGKGGAMGFGKSKAKLLTEKHGRVTFDDVAGIDEAKEELEEIVEFLRNPQKFSRLGGKIPKGALLVGPPGTGKTLLARAIAGEAGVPFFTISGSDFVEMFVGVGASRVRDMFEQAKKNAPCIVFIDEIDAVGRARGVGIGGGNDEREQTLNQLLVEMDGFEANEGIIIIAATNRKDVLDPALLRPGRFDRQIHVPNPDIKGREKILTVHSRKVPVGPDVDLRTIARGTPGFSGADLMNLVNEAALMAARVGRRFVSMEDFENAKDKVMLGVERRSMVLTPEQKEMTAYHEAGHAIVGLSLPKCDPVYKATIIPRGQALGMVVSLPEMDKLNYHKDEAKQKIAMTMAGKAAEILKWGEEHVSNGPAGDIQQASAIARAMVMRWGMSEKVGNIDYAEAHEGYQGNTAGFSVSTKTKELIEEEVRGLIEEGYQEARRILTDRIEDWERLAQGLLEYETLTGDEIKKVLSGEPLGGDDDDSSSGSLPSVTALPKTSKKKDQGDGGAETTPEPSA, encoded by the coding sequence TTGGGTAATGCGCGCAATCTGGCCTTTTGGGCGGTGCTGTTCCTGCTGATTTTAGCCCTGTTCAACCTTTTCGGTGATGGGCAATCTTCGATGAACTCGTCCCAAGCGACCTACTCGGAGTTCATGGACGCCGTCGATAAAGGCGAGGTGAAGAACGCCCGACTCGATGGCGAAGAGGTGCGCTACCAGCTCGCCGACGGCACAAGCTTCACCACCATCAAGCCGATGGAAGATCAGATCGCAGAGAAGCTGATCGACAAGGGCATCGCGGTGACCGTCGTCAAACAGCAGCAATCGGGCTTCATGTCGCTGCTGGGCGTCTGGCTTCCCTTCCTCGTGCTGATCGGCATCTGGATCTTCTTCATGAACCGGATGCAGGGCGGTGGAAAAGGCGGCGCGATGGGCTTCGGCAAGTCCAAGGCGAAGCTGCTGACCGAGAAACATGGCCGCGTGACGTTCGACGACGTGGCGGGCATCGACGAAGCCAAGGAAGAACTCGAAGAGATCGTGGAATTCCTGCGCAACCCGCAGAAATTCTCGCGCCTCGGCGGTAAGATCCCGAAAGGCGCGCTGCTGGTGGGCCCTCCGGGTACCGGTAAGACGCTTCTGGCCCGCGCCATTGCGGGCGAGGCGGGCGTGCCCTTCTTCACCATTTCGGGCTCCGACTTCGTCGAGATGTTCGTGGGTGTCGGCGCATCCCGTGTCCGCGACATGTTCGAGCAGGCCAAGAAGAACGCGCCCTGTATCGTCTTCATCGACGAGATCGACGCGGTGGGCCGTGCCCGTGGCGTCGGCATCGGCGGCGGCAATGACGAGCGCGAACAGACCCTCAACCAGCTTCTGGTCGAGATGGACGGCTTCGAGGCCAACGAAGGCATCATCATCATCGCGGCGACGAACCGTAAAGACGTGCTCGACCCCGCGCTGCTGCGTCCGGGCCGCTTCGACCGTCAGATCCACGTCCCGAACCCCGACATCAAGGGCCGCGAGAAGATCCTGACGGTTCACTCGCGCAAAGTGCCGGTGGGGCCGGATGTCGACCTGCGCACCATTGCGCGCGGCACGCCGGGCTTCTCGGGTGCCGACCTGATGAACCTCGTCAACGAGGCCGCGCTGATGGCGGCCCGCGTCGGGCGTCGCTTCGTCTCGATGGAAGATTTCGAGAACGCGAAGGACAAGGTGATGCTGGGTGTCGAGCGCCGCTCGATGGTCCTCACCCCCGAGCAGAAGGAGATGACCGCCTATCACGAGGCCGGTCACGCCATCGTCGGCCTGTCGCTGCCGAAATGCGATCCGGTCTACAAGGCCACGATCATTCCGCGCGGTCAGGCGCTGGGTATGGTCGTCTCGCTGCCCGAGATGGACAAGCTCAACTACCACAAGGACGAGGCCAAGCAGAAGATCGCCATGACCATGGCGGGCAAGGCGGCCGAGATCCTGAAATGGGGCGAAGAGCATGTCTCGAACGGTCCGGCCGGCGACATTCAGCAGGCGTCGGCGATTGCCCGTGCCATGGTGATGCGCTGGGGCATGTCCGAGAAGGTCGGCAATATCGACTATGCCGAGGCGCATGAGGGCTATCAGGGCAACACTGCCGGCTTCTCGGTCTCGACCAAGACGAAAGAGCTGATCGAGGAAGAGGTGCGCGGCCTGATCGAAGAGGGCTACCAAGAGGCGCGCCGCATCCTCACCGACCGGATCGAGGATTGGGAACGTCTGGCCCAGGGCCTTCTGGAATACGAGACCCTCACCGGCGACGAGATCAAGAAGGTCCTCTCCGGAGAGCCGCTGGGCGGTGACGATGACGACAGCTCCTCGGGGAGCCTGCCGTCGGTGACCGCGCTGCCCAAAACGTCCAAGAAAAAGGATCAGGGCGACGGCGGGGCGGAAACCACCCCCGAGCCTTCGGCCTGA
- a CDS encoding LytTR family DNA-binding domain-containing protein, whose translation MAGFWKIYWRALKIPALPVIWVVASLFGIVAGPFNTLESMSLGARVIFWPLSVAVGILIGAAIRIFVRRKLGFRRFRYEAPTLAGLSALVLTAPLYLLVLLLATDPKFGGFEIFHMAAYILGLSMAGSTLRHWMTPQQGRPRRAQEAPVAAAEKEARRDVEAAGEGTLSSRAPRLLYRLEPDLRAPLIRLAVNDHYVDVVTEAGETSLLIRLADAIAETEGTPGLQVHRSHWVARDAVRGLRKEKGRTFLQMADGVEVPVSRTYQPQVEAAGFRNSPGADRMAAQ comes from the coding sequence ATGGCAGGATTCTGGAAAATATATTGGCGGGCGTTGAAGATCCCGGCTCTGCCGGTGATCTGGGTCGTGGCATCGCTATTCGGCATCGTGGCCGGACCGTTCAATACTCTCGAATCCATGTCGCTCGGTGCGCGGGTGATTTTCTGGCCGCTCAGTGTCGCGGTCGGCATCCTGATCGGCGCGGCGATCCGCATTTTTGTGCGGCGCAAGCTGGGTTTCCGCCGGTTCCGCTACGAGGCGCCCACGCTTGCCGGTCTTTCGGCGCTGGTGCTGACTGCGCCGCTTTACCTGCTCGTGCTGCTGCTCGCGACGGATCCGAAGTTCGGGGGCTTCGAGATTTTCCATATGGCGGCCTATATCCTCGGCCTCTCGATGGCAGGCTCGACCCTGCGGCACTGGATGACGCCTCAGCAGGGGCGTCCGAGGCGGGCGCAGGAGGCCCCGGTGGCTGCCGCGGAGAAGGAGGCCCGCCGGGACGTCGAGGCTGCCGGTGAGGGGACGCTCTCTTCGCGCGCGCCGCGTTTGCTGTATCGGCTCGAGCCTGACCTGCGCGCGCCGCTGATCCGCCTCGCGGTGAACGACCACTATGTCGACGTGGTGACCGAGGCGGGGGAGACGAGCCTGCTGATCCGGCTTGCCGATGCGATTGCCGAGACCGAGGGGACGCCTGGCCTGCAGGTCCATCGCTCGCATTGGGTGGCGCGCGACGCGGTGCGCGGGTTGCGCAAGGAGAAGGGCCGGACCTTCCTGCAGATGGCCGATGGCGTAGAGGTGCCCGTCTCGCGCACCTACCAGCCGCAGGTCGAGGCGGCTGGCTTCCGTAATTCCCCGGGAGCTGACCGGATGGCTGCCCAGTAG
- a CDS encoding ATPase — protein MNMMTSNVIAPAPPRALEETGLNVVMMRDILLKTMFRTNTDTASALSKLVCLPITMVQDLIDMCRKQGLLEAMGTLHANSGGEMGFQLSDTGKARALDALAQSEYYGAMPVPLTVYREQVKRQSIRNIQLTRQQLLGAMGHLILPPDLIGQLGPAVSSGRSILMYGPPGNGKSSISNGIRDAIGDNIFIPRAIEYAGQIITVYDPIVHTPVPVEEDDPTSLRKRGMQFDQRYVYCERPTVITGGELSLDMLDLKYNATARTYTAPLQFKSAGGVFIVDDLGRQAEPPQKLVNRWIVPLEENRDILSLQSGEKFEVPFDTLVIFSTNFHPNEIFDKAALRRIFFKIKIDGPNQSDYLKIFQMMAKKRNMPLDEKALLHLLKVKYPTIDNIYANYQPVFLIDQMISICEFEGIPYQMTPELVDRAWDNMFVRDEVIVH, from the coding sequence ATGAACATGATGACCTCGAATGTCATCGCCCCGGCCCCGCCGCGCGCGCTGGAGGAAACCGGGCTGAACGTCGTGATGATGCGGGACATCCTGCTCAAGACGATGTTCCGCACCAATACGGACACGGCCTCTGCGCTGTCCAAGCTGGTCTGCCTGCCGATCACGATGGTGCAGGACCTGATCGACATGTGCCGCAAGCAGGGCCTGCTGGAGGCGATGGGCACGCTGCACGCCAATTCCGGCGGCGAGATGGGCTTCCAGCTTTCCGACACCGGCAAGGCGCGCGCGCTCGACGCGCTGGCGCAGTCGGAATATTACGGCGCGATGCCGGTGCCGCTGACCGTCTATCGCGAGCAGGTGAAGCGCCAGTCGATCCGTAACATCCAGCTGACCCGCCAGCAGCTTCTGGGCGCGATGGGGCACCTGATCCTGCCGCCCGACCTGATCGGCCAGCTTGGCCCGGCGGTCTCCTCGGGGCGCTCGATCCTGATGTATGGCCCGCCCGGCAACGGGAAATCCTCGATCTCGAACGGCATCCGCGACGCAATCGGCGACAATATCTTCATCCCCCGCGCCATCGAATATGCGGGCCAGATCATCACCGTCTACGACCCGATCGTGCACACCCCCGTCCCGGTCGAGGAAGATGACCCGACCTCGCTGCGCAAGCGCGGGATGCAGTTCGACCAGCGCTACGTCTATTGCGAGCGCCCGACCGTGATCACCGGCGGTGAACTTTCGCTCGACATGCTCGACCTGAAATACAACGCGACCGCGCGCACCTATACCGCGCCGCTGCAGTTCAAATCGGCGGGCGGCGTCTTCATCGTGGACGACCTTGGCCGTCAGGCCGAGCCGCCGCAGAAGCTGGTGAACCGCTGGATCGTGCCGCTCGAAGAGAACCGCGATATCCTCTCGCTGCAATCGGGCGAGAAATTCGAGGTGCCCTTCGACACGCTCGTGATCTTCTCGACCAACTTCCACCCGAACGAGATCTTCGATAAAGCGGCGCTGCGTCGTATCTTCTTCAAGATCAAGATCGACGGGCCGAACCAGTCCGACTATCTCAAGATCTTCCAGATGATGGCGAAGAAGCGCAACATGCCGCTCGACGAGAAGGCGCTGCTGCATCTGCTGAAGGTGAAGTACCCCACCATCGACAATATCTACGCGAATTATCAGCCGGTCTTCCTGATCGACCAGATGATCTCGATCTGCGAATTCGAGGGCATCCCCTATCAGATGACGCCGGAGCTGGTGGATCGCGCTTGGGACAACATGTTCGTCAGAGACGAGGTGATCGTCCACTAA
- the folD gene encoding bifunctional methylenetetrahydrofolate dehydrogenase/methenyltetrahydrofolate cyclohydrolase FolD produces MTATIIDGKAFAASVREKVAEHVTRLQEEHGITPGLAVVLVGEDPASQVYVRNKGKQTLEAGMNSYEHKLPVETSEADLLALVEKLNADPAVHGILVQLPLPDHIDEEKVINSITPAKDVDGFHILNVGLLGTGQKSMVPCTPLGCLMMLRDQLGSLSGLNAVVVGRSNIVGKPMAQLLLRDSCTVTIAHSRTKDLADVCRGADILVAAVGRPRMIPGDWVKPGATVIDVGINRIDAPEKGEGKTRLVGDVDFDSAKEVAGAITPVPGGVGPMTIACLLANTVTACCRANNLPEPEGLTA; encoded by the coding sequence ATGACGGCGACGATCATCGACGGGAAGGCCTTCGCAGCGAGCGTGCGCGAGAAAGTGGCCGAGCATGTCACCCGGCTGCAGGAGGAACACGGCATCACGCCGGGCCTCGCGGTGGTGCTGGTGGGCGAAGACCCGGCCAGCCAGGTCTATGTGCGCAACAAGGGCAAGCAGACGCTCGAAGCCGGGATGAACTCCTACGAGCACAAGCTGCCCGTTGAGACCTCCGAGGCCGATCTGCTGGCGCTGGTCGAGAAGCTCAACGCCGATCCGGCGGTGCATGGCATCCTCGTTCAGCTGCCGTTGCCCGATCACATCGACGAGGAGAAGGTGATCAACTCGATCACTCCCGCGAAGGATGTCGACGGGTTCCATATCCTCAATGTGGGCCTTCTGGGCACCGGGCAGAAATCGATGGTGCCCTGCACGCCGCTGGGCTGCCTGATGATGCTGCGCGACCAGCTGGGCAGCCTCTCGGGGCTGAACGCCGTCGTGGTGGGGCGCTCCAACATCGTCGGCAAGCCGATGGCGCAGCTGCTGCTGCGCGACAGCTGCACCGTCACCATCGCGCATAGCCGCACCAAGGATCTCGCCGATGTCTGCCGGGGTGCCGATATCCTTGTGGCCGCCGTGGGCCGCCCGCGCATGATCCCGGGCGACTGGGTGAAGCCCGGTGCGACCGTGATCGATGTCGGTATCAACCGGATCGACGCGCCCGAGAAAGGCGAGGGCAAGACCCGGCTGGTGGGCGACGTCGATTTCGACAGCGCCAAGGAGGTCGCGGGCGCGATCACCCCGGTTCCGGGCGGCGTCGGTCCGATGACCATCGCCTGCCTTCTGGCCAATACCGTGACCGCCTGCTGCCGCGCGAACAACCTTCCCGAACCTGAAGGTCTGACTGCCTGA
- a CDS encoding formate--tetrahydrofolate ligase, protein MTSDLEIARAATLRPMPEIAAKLDIPEDALIPYGRDKAKLEAEFIAGLDERETGKLILVTAISPTPAGEGKTTTTVGLGDGLSRIGKRAAICLREASLGPNFGMKGGAAGGGYAQVVPMESMNLHFTGDFHAVGAAHNLLSAMIDNHIHWGNALEVDARRVTWRRVLDMNDRALRDIVVSLGGVSNGFPRQTGFDITVASEVMACLCLSRDLTDLQERLGRIVVAYRRDRSPVTCAEIGADGAMVVLLKEALQPNLVQTLEGTPAFVHGGPFANIAHGCNSVIATQSALKLADYVVTEAGFGADLGAEKFFDIKCRKAGLSPNAAVVVATVRALKMNGGVAKADLGAENVAAVEAGCANLARHIANMKKFGVPVVVAINRFTADTEDEIAAVRDAAEAQGVEAVLCTHWAEGGAGTEALAEKIVALTESPSQFAPLYPDDMPLFEKIETIATRIYHASDVYADQKILNQLRDWEAAGYGNLPICVAKTQYSFSADPTLRGAPSGHTLPIREVRLSAGAGFVVVICGEIMTMPGLPRHPAAETIGLDAEGRITGLF, encoded by the coding sequence ATGACGAGTGACTTAGAGATTGCCCGTGCCGCGACGCTGCGCCCGATGCCGGAAATCGCGGCGAAGCTGGATATTCCCGAAGACGCGCTGATCCCCTATGGCCGCGACAAGGCGAAGCTGGAGGCGGAGTTCATCGCGGGTCTGGATGAGCGCGAGACCGGCAAGCTGATCCTCGTCACCGCGATCTCGCCGACCCCTGCGGGCGAGGGCAAGACGACGACGACCGTGGGTCTGGGCGACGGGCTGTCTCGGATCGGCAAGCGCGCCGCGATCTGCCTGCGCGAAGCCTCGCTCGGTCCGAATTTCGGGATGAAGGGCGGGGCCGCGGGCGGCGGCTACGCGCAGGTCGTGCCGATGGAGTCGATGAACCTCCATTTTACCGGCGATTTCCACGCCGTCGGCGCCGCGCATAACCTGCTCTCGGCGATGATCGACAACCACATCCATTGGGGCAACGCGCTCGAGGTCGACGCGCGCCGGGTCACATGGCGGCGTGTGCTCGACATGAACGACCGGGCGCTGCGCGACATCGTCGTCAGCCTTGGCGGTGTCTCGAACGGCTTTCCGCGCCAGACCGGTTTCGACATCACCGTGGCCTCCGAGGTCATGGCCTGCCTCTGCCTCAGCCGCGATCTGACGGATTTGCAGGAACGGCTGGGTCGGATCGTCGTGGCCTATCGCCGCGACCGCTCGCCCGTGACCTGCGCCGAGATCGGGGCCGATGGCGCGATGGTGGTGCTGTTGAAAGAGGCGCTGCAGCCCAATCTCGTGCAGACGCTGGAGGGCACGCCCGCCTTCGTGCATGGCGGCCCCTTCGCCAATATCGCGCATGGCTGCAATTCGGTGATCGCGACGCAAAGCGCGCTGAAGCTGGCCGATTACGTCGTGACCGAAGCGGGCTTCGGGGCCGATCTGGGGGCGGAGAAATTCTTCGACATCAAATGCCGCAAGGCCGGGCTGAGCCCGAATGCTGCGGTGGTCGTGGCAACGGTGCGGGCGCTGAAGATGAATGGCGGTGTCGCAAAAGCGGATCTCGGCGCGGAAAACGTGGCCGCCGTCGAGGCGGGCTGCGCCAATCTCGCGCGTCACATCGCGAATATGAAGAAATTCGGCGTGCCGGTTGTGGTCGCGATCAACCGCTTCACTGCCGATACCGAGGACGAGATCGCAGCGGTGCGCGACGCCGCCGAAGCGCAGGGCGTGGAGGCGGTTCTGTGCACCCATTGGGCCGAAGGCGGCGCGGGGACCGAGGCGCTGGCGGAGAAGATCGTCGCGCTGACCGAAAGCCCGTCGCAATTCGCGCCGCTCTATCCCGATGACATGCCGCTGTTTGAGAAGATCGAAACCATCGCCACGCGCATCTACCACGCGAGCGACGTCTATGCCGATCAGAAGATCCTCAACCAACTGCGTGACTGGGAGGCGGCGGGCTATGGAAACCTGCCGATCTGCGTGGCCAAGACGCAGTATTCCTTCAGCGCGGACCCGACGCTGCGCGGGGCGCCCTCGGGCCATACGCTGCCGATCCGCGAGGTGCGGCTCTCGGCGGGGGCGGGGTTCGTCGTGGTGATCTGCGGTGAAATCATGACCATGCCGGGCCTTCCCCGGCACCCGGCTGCGGAGACGATCGGCCTCGATGCCGAAGGCCGCATCACGGGTTTGTTCTAG
- a CDS encoding prepilin peptidase, whose translation MLGLAPPLSALIFLVLITPVCAWVVFTDLKYMKIRNKAVLALLVIFAFAGPFLLPIDVYAWRWSHALVVFLVGYILNQIAHFGAGDAKFAAAAAPFFSHELFDVQLTMFLLCAFLLAAFAAHRIFRAIPAVVKATPDWVSWKRKDFPMGLALVGTLWAYLLLVALG comes from the coding sequence ATGCTCGGTCTCGCTCCGCCGCTTTCGGCGCTGATCTTTCTGGTGCTGATCACCCCGGTTTGCGCCTGGGTGGTCTTCACCGACCTCAAATACATGAAGATCCGCAACAAGGCGGTGCTGGCGCTTCTGGTGATCTTCGCTTTCGCGGGGCCGTTCCTCTTGCCGATCGACGTCTATGCCTGGCGGTGGAGCCATGCGCTGGTCGTCTTTCTTGTCGGCTACATCCTGAACCAGATCGCGCATTTCGGTGCGGGCGACGCGAAATTCGCAGCCGCCGCCGCGCCGTTCTTCTCGCATGAGCTGTTCGATGTGCAGCTGACGATGTTCCTGCTCTGCGCCTTCCTGCTCGCGGCCTTCGCCGCGCACCGGATCTTTCGCGCAATCCCCGCCGTGGTGAAGGCCACGCCCGACTGGGTGAGCTGGAAGCGCAAGGACTTCCCGATGGGGCTGGCGCTGGTCGGCACGCTCTGGGCGTATCTGCTGCTCGTGGCGCTAGGCTGA
- a CDS encoding bifunctional 5,10-methylenetetrahydrofolate dehydrogenase/5,10-methenyltetrahydrofolate cyclohydrolase, which yields MSATIIDGKALAQVKLDETYAEAQRLSEAGWAPRLVSVSVGDVAAAELYVRNQKKYAEKAGVAFEVRNYPETISLEQLQGVLAGLNADPRVNGIIIQRPLPAHIPVKVLQKAVHPLKDVEGMHPASIGNIVYNELELGPCTAVAAVEILKSLPLQTEGLNVCVIGHSEIVGKPIAFLMMGLGATVTVCHHMTRQVSVHSRAADAVFVAVGKPGLVHGEMLKPGAALIDIGINRVEGRTVGDADFDSCAEVAGWITPVPGGVGPVTVSTLMNNAVRATRMQMDHYRTTFAAAE from the coding sequence ATGAGCGCCACGATCATTGACGGAAAGGCGCTTGCGCAGGTCAAGCTGGACGAGACCTATGCCGAAGCGCAGCGGCTCTCGGAGGCGGGCTGGGCTCCGCGCCTCGTCTCGGTCTCTGTCGGCGATGTCGCGGCGGCCGAACTCTATGTCCGCAATCAGAAGAAATACGCCGAGAAAGCCGGTGTAGCCTTCGAGGTGCGCAACTACCCCGAGACGATCAGTCTAGAGCAGCTCCAAGGCGTGCTGGCCGGTCTGAACGCCGATCCGCGCGTCAATGGCATCATCATCCAGCGCCCGCTGCCCGCCCATATCCCGGTCAAGGTCCTGCAGAAGGCGGTGCATCCGCTCAAGGACGTGGAGGGGATGCACCCCGCCTCGATCGGCAATATCGTCTATAACGAGCTGGAGCTCGGCCCCTGCACCGCCGTCGCGGCCGTGGAGATCCTGAAATCCCTGCCGCTCCAGACCGAAGGTCTCAATGTCTGCGTGATCGGCCACTCCGAGATCGTGGGCAAGCCGATCGCCTTTCTGATGATGGGGCTCGGCGCCACCGTCACCGTGTGCCACCACATGACGCGGCAGGTCTCGGTGCATTCGCGCGCCGCCGATGCCGTGTTCGTCGCGGTGGGCAAGCCGGGGCTGGTGCATGGCGAGATGCTCAAACCCGGCGCGGCGCTGATCGATATCGGCATCAACCGGGTCGAGGGGCGCACCGTGGGCGACGCCGATTTCGACAGCTGCGCCGAGGTGGCGGGCTGGATCACGCCGGTGCCGGGCGGGGTGGGGCCGGTCACGGTCTCGACGCTGATGAACAACGCGGTCCGCGCGACCCGCATGCAGATGGACCATTACCGCACGACCTTCGCGGCGGCGGAGTGA
- a CDS encoding methyltransferase domain-containing protein → MVTRDASVPGAADWDPDAYARFRNLRLRPALDLLARVPQLPERGKIIDLGCGNGAVSEALNHHYPKRKIVGVDNSEAMLKRAAATGAYHHCDLVDISEWAPNKPPAMIFSNAALHWLPDHATLFPRLAGELREGGVLAVQMPAQHGAPSHRILRELSQEMFPDRFNFAGWVPPVAPAVDYAKMLSPLGEVDIWHTEYLQELEPTPGAHPVRRFTESTAMRPFLRLLGDTEAQVLIERYETALETVYPLRDDGSVFFPFRRLFVVLSKRG, encoded by the coding sequence ATGGTCACGCGTGACGCTTCAGTGCCGGGCGCAGCCGATTGGGACCCAGACGCTTATGCGCGGTTCCGCAATCTGAGGCTGCGCCCGGCACTCGACCTTCTGGCGCGGGTGCCGCAACTGCCCGAACGCGGCAAGATCATCGATCTGGGCTGCGGCAATGGCGCGGTGTCCGAGGCGCTGAACCACCACTACCCCAAGCGCAAGATAGTGGGCGTCGACAATTCCGAGGCGATGCTGAAGCGCGCCGCGGCGACCGGCGCCTATCACCACTGCGATCTGGTCGACATTTCCGAATGGGCGCCCAACAAGCCGCCGGCGATGATCTTCTCGAACGCGGCGCTGCATTGGCTGCCCGATCACGCAACGCTCTTCCCACGTCTGGCCGGAGAGCTGCGCGAGGGCGGCGTTCTGGCGGTGCAGATGCCCGCCCAGCATGGCGCGCCGTCGCATCGCATCCTGCGCGAGCTGTCGCAGGAGATGTTCCCCGACCGGTTCAACTTCGCGGGCTGGGTGCCGCCCGTGGCCCCGGCGGTGGATTACGCGAAGATGCTCAGCCCTCTGGGCGAGGTCGATATCTGGCACACCGAATATCTGCAGGAGTTGGAGCCCACGCCGGGCGCGCATCCGGTGCGCCGCTTCACCGAAAGCACGGCGATGCGTCCTTTCCTGCGGCTCCTAGGCGACACTGAAGCGCAGGTTCTCATCGAACGCTATGAAACCGCGCTCGAGACGGTTTATCCTTTGCGGGACGACGGCAGCGTCTTTTTCCCGTTCCGTCGTCTGTTTGTCGTCTTGTCAAAGAGGGGCTGA
- a CDS encoding chorismate mutase, producing the protein MKSPSDLHTMEELRVAIDALDRELVEMLGARTRLIARAAELKQGNGWPARIPDRVEDVVAKVRAAAGPAGLDPDLADRLWREMIEHFIAQEEQVLGKGDPDERHDH; encoded by the coding sequence ATGAAATCTCCGTCAGACCTGCACACGATGGAAGAGCTGCGCGTCGCCATCGATGCGCTCGACCGGGAGCTGGTCGAGATGCTCGGTGCGCGCACCCGGCTGATCGCCCGTGCGGCGGAACTCAAACAGGGAAATGGCTGGCCCGCACGCATCCCCGACCGGGTCGAGGATGTGGTGGCGAAAGTGCGCGCCGCCGCCGGTCCTGCCGGGCTCGATCCCGATCTCGCCGACCGTCTGTGGCGCGAGATGATCGAGCATTTCATCGCGCAGGAAGAACAGGTTCTGGGCAAGGGAGACCCCGATGAGCGCCACGATCATTGA
- a CDS encoding lipopolysaccharide assembly protein LapB, with product MRHPIFLAALAGCAMTLSGCMGNNSDAEVARAMKSVNAVDETNLTDIMLTVADPNEAVTYFTRLSNDHPDRIDAKRGLAKSLVRAQKPVQAVKVWQEVLTMPGATNDDRVSMAEAQIRSNDWSGAKATLDTVPPTHETYDRYRLEAMVADSEKKWKKADSFYETAAGLTTKPAGIYNNWGFSKLSRGDAAGAEKLFKEALTYDPTRFTTKNNLVLARASQGKYDLPVIDMTQMERAQLLYTAGLAAVKRGDVNIGKTLLQDAIDTNPQYFAEADRALKALDQGSSSALKG from the coding sequence ATGCGCCACCCGATCTTTCTGGCAGCCTTGGCTGGCTGCGCGATGACTCTCTCCGGCTGTATGGGCAATAACAGCGACGCCGAAGTCGCCCGCGCGATGAAAAGCGTGAATGCCGTTGATGAGACCAACCTTACCGACATCATGCTGACGGTCGCCGATCCGAACGAGGCCGTGACCTATTTCACCCGGCTGTCCAACGACCATCCCGACCGGATCGACGCAAAGCGTGGGCTCGCGAAATCGCTGGTGCGCGCGCAAAAGCCCGTGCAGGCCGTGAAGGTCTGGCAAGAGGTTCTCACGATGCCGGGCGCGACCAATGACGATCGCGTGTCGATGGCCGAGGCGCAGATCCGCTCCAATGACTGGTCCGGGGCGAAGGCGACGCTGGACACCGTGCCGCCGACCCATGAGACCTATGACCGCTACCGGCTCGAAGCGATGGTCGCCGATAGCGAGAAAAAGTGGAAGAAGGCCGACAGCTTCTACGAGACCGCGGCGGGCCTGACCACGAAGCCCGCGGGCATCTACAACAACTGGGGCTTCTCCAAGCTCAGCCGCGGCGATGCCGCAGGCGCCGAGAAGCTGTTCAAGGAAGCGCTCACCTACGATCCGACCCGCTTCACCACGAAGAACAACCTCGTGCTCGCGCGGGCCAGCCAGGGCAAATACGACCTGCCCGTGATCGACATGACCCAGATGGAACGCGCGCAGCTTCTGTATACGGCGGGTCTGGCGGCAGTGAAGCGCGGCGACGTCAATATCGGCAAGACGCTGTTGCAAGACGCGATCGACACCAATCCGCAGTATTTCGCGGAGGCCGACCGGGCGCTGAAGGCGCTCGATCAGGGATCGTCGAGCGCGCTGAAAGGCTAA